The Deinococcus depolymerans genome has a segment encoding these proteins:
- the metG gene encoding methionine--tRNA ligase: protein MSQAAPTPFFITAAIDYANGAPHIGHVYEKILTDAIARYQRLAGRPVTFVMGTDEHGEKISKAAAKAGVTPQELVDDLSDRAFQGLWKTLGISYDHFVRTTSARHKRFVQEILQRVYDAGDIYFAEYEGLYSVGAERYVTEKELVEGPDGVRRFPGDKDPPELRREANYFFNMEKYQPWLLEYLQTNPELIQPAGYRNEVLEMLKEPVGPLSISRPKNRVPWGIELPWDADHVTYVWFDALLSYLTPLVSSGQDASVSGTAWHVIGKDILKPHAVFWPTMLRAAGLPMYRRLVVHSHILAEDGRKMGKSLGNAIDPEALVSAYPTDAIRYTLLREATLSADSPYGEGILISRLNSDLANDLGNLLSRTISMIQKYRGGVVPAAQDLCDRDRSIEAAALALPGQILALVDDLKINMAIEAAMNFVRDLNRYIAESAPWNLAKSDDTQRRLDTVLYTAAEGLRVASVALEAVIPVKARELRAQLGLASQTYALAPAWGLIPAGTRVAGGPILFPKPEPKEASTPAPGGPKPGKKEKPMTQTAPETTSPAPATPATDAASAPEATEALISIDDFARIDLRIAEVVAAEAVAKADKLLKLTVKLGDETRTVVSGIRRWFEPEALVGRKVILVANLKPAKLRGIESQGMILAAEDDQGNLDLIGTGLDLPSGTRVR from the coding sequence ATGAGCCAAGCAGCACCCACCCCGTTTTTCATCACGGCCGCCATCGATTACGCCAACGGCGCGCCCCACATCGGGCACGTGTACGAGAAGATCCTGACCGACGCCATCGCCCGCTACCAGCGCCTCGCGGGCCGCCCCGTCACGTTCGTCATGGGCACCGACGAGCACGGCGAGAAGATCAGCAAGGCCGCCGCCAAGGCCGGCGTGACCCCGCAGGAACTCGTGGACGACCTGTCCGACCGGGCCTTCCAGGGCCTGTGGAAGACGCTGGGCATCAGCTACGACCACTTCGTGCGCACCACCTCCGCGCGCCACAAACGCTTCGTGCAGGAGATCCTGCAGCGCGTGTACGACGCTGGCGACATCTACTTCGCCGAGTACGAGGGCCTGTACTCGGTCGGCGCCGAACGTTACGTCACCGAGAAGGAACTCGTGGAGGGCCCCGACGGCGTGCGCCGCTTCCCCGGCGACAAGGACCCCCCGGAACTGCGGCGCGAGGCGAACTACTTCTTCAACATGGAGAAGTACCAGCCGTGGCTGCTGGAGTACCTGCAGACGAACCCCGAACTGATCCAGCCCGCCGGATACCGCAACGAGGTGCTGGAGATGCTGAAGGAACCGGTCGGGCCGCTCAGCATCAGCCGCCCGAAAAACCGCGTGCCCTGGGGCATCGAACTGCCCTGGGACGCCGACCACGTCACGTACGTGTGGTTCGACGCGCTGCTCAGCTACCTCACGCCGCTCGTCAGCAGCGGCCAGGACGCCAGCGTCAGCGGCACCGCCTGGCATGTGATCGGCAAGGACATCCTCAAGCCGCACGCCGTGTTCTGGCCGACCATGCTGCGCGCCGCCGGGCTGCCCATGTACCGCCGGCTGGTCGTGCACAGCCACATCCTCGCCGAGGACGGCCGCAAGATGGGCAAGAGCCTCGGGAACGCCATCGACCCCGAGGCGCTCGTCTCGGCGTACCCCACCGACGCCATCCGCTACACCCTGCTGCGCGAGGCGACCCTCAGCGCCGACAGCCCCTACGGCGAGGGCATCCTGATCTCCCGCCTGAACAGCGACCTCGCCAACGACCTGGGCAACCTGCTGTCCCGCACCATCAGCATGATCCAGAAGTACCGGGGTGGCGTCGTGCCCGCCGCGCAGGACCTGTGCGACCGCGACCGCAGCATCGAGGCCGCCGCGCTGGCCCTGCCCGGCCAGATCCTGGCACTGGTGGACGACCTGAAGATCAACATGGCCATCGAGGCCGCCATGAACTTCGTGCGGGACCTCAACCGCTACATCGCCGAGAGCGCGCCGTGGAACCTCGCCAAGAGTGACGACACCCAGCGCCGCCTGGACACCGTGCTGTACACCGCCGCCGAGGGCCTGCGCGTCGCCAGCGTCGCCCTGGAGGCCGTGATCCCGGTCAAGGCCCGCGAACTGCGCGCCCAGCTGGGCCTGGCCTCCCAGACCTACGCCCTGGCGCCCGCCTGGGGCCTGATCCCCGCCGGGACGCGCGTGGCGGGCGGCCCGATCCTGTTCCCGAAACCCGAACCGAAAGAAGCCTCCACCCCCGCCCCCGGCGGCCCGAAACCCGGCAAGAAAGAGAAACCCATGACCCAGACTGCCCCTGAAACGACCAGCCCCGCCCCGGCCACCCCGGCCACCGACGCCGCGTCCGCCCCCGAGGCCACCGAGGCCCTGATCAGCATCGACGACTTCGCCCGCATCGACCTGCGGATCGCGGAGGTCGTCGCGGCCGAGGCCGTCGCCAAGGCCGACAAGCTCCTGAAACTCACGGTGAAACTCGGTGACGAGACCCGCACGGTCGTGAGCGGCATCCGCCGCTGGTTCGAACCCGAGGCGCTGGTGGGCCGCAAGGTCATCCTGGTCGCCAACCTGAAACCCGCCAAGCTGCGCGGCATCGAGTCGCAGGGGATGATCCTCGCCGCCGAGGACGACCAGGGCAACCTGGACCTGATCGGCACCGGCCTGGACCTGCCCAGCGGCACCCGCGTCCGCTGA
- the rapZ gene encoding RNase adapter RapZ, which yields MPFVVVSGLSGSGKSTVLRTLEDAGFFITDNLPPELWGAMHDLVEARGLDRVAISTDARTRHFLDALETSYVRLSRRREDLRVLFLEANADVLLKRYNFTRREHPLGENLMLDFARERELLAPLRAIADTVIDTTDLSAKDLGNRVMQLFRLEQDFHLRLMSFGFKNAPPRDVDMILDVRSLPNPYYDPALRPRTGLDAEVAAYAFAGAESEAFYTELRDFVRVAAERARASGRHGYTVGIGCTGGQHRSVAVTTRLAQDLRDLNVDVMDHRDMKVGGHG from the coding sequence ATGCCCTTCGTCGTGGTTTCCGGCCTGTCCGGCAGTGGAAAAAGCACCGTCCTGCGCACCCTGGAGGACGCCGGGTTCTTCATCACCGACAACCTCCCCCCGGAACTGTGGGGCGCCATGCACGACCTCGTGGAGGCGCGCGGCCTGGACCGCGTGGCGATCAGCACCGACGCCCGCACCCGCCACTTCCTGGACGCCCTGGAGACCAGCTACGTGCGCCTGTCGCGCCGCCGCGAGGACCTGCGCGTGCTGTTCCTCGAGGCGAACGCGGACGTGCTGCTCAAACGCTACAACTTCACGCGCCGCGAACACCCGCTCGGTGAGAACCTGATGCTGGACTTCGCGCGGGAACGCGAACTGCTTGCCCCGCTGCGCGCCATCGCCGACACCGTCATCGACACCACCGACCTGAGCGCCAAGGACCTGGGCAACCGCGTGATGCAGCTGTTCCGGCTGGAACAGGACTTCCACCTGCGCCTGATGTCCTTCGGGTTCAAGAACGCGCCCCCACGCGACGTCGACATGATCCTCGACGTCCGCTCGCTGCCCAACCCGTACTACGACCCGGCCCTGCGCCCCAGGACCGGCCTGGACGCCGAGGTGGCCGCCTACGCCTTCGCCGGCGCGGAATCCGAGGCGTTCTACACCGAGCTGCGCGACTTCGTGCGGGTCGCCGCCGAACGTGCCCGCGCCAGCGGCCGCCACGGTTACACCGTCGGGATCGGCTGCACCGGCGGGCAGCACCGCAGCGTCGCCGTCACCACCCGCCTCGCCCAGGACCTGCGGGACCTGAACGTGGACGTCATGGACCACCGCGACATGAAAGTCGGCGGGCACGGATGA
- a CDS encoding uridine diphosphate-N-acetylglucosamine-binding protein YvcK → MSDPPLSHLDPRARTPETAPAPPRRARLNPLLKRRGRRARMWMAPGIGVKRWVALFVACTLLGAVGVLHFTWTGPLHFVATRWILWVNTLIAPEVMPLYTGGAVLMLLALFGALWSIMMLNGSVLRGTGTAPETAVDMLYERRNLARGPHVVTLGGGTGMSNLLSGLRLHTGNTTAVVTVSDDGGSSGRLREALDMIAPGDLTDCYAALSDSPVMARLLLHRFQRGEGLEGHTFGNLMLATLSEEQGGLSEAMKDIHEVLRIRGKVYPATTSPSTLVARLSDGRTIRGESRLAAQVGNATIQEVTLDPPDLPTLPEVMVALQNAEQIVLGPGSLYTSIIPALLVPGIASAIRQSTAPLVYVASLMTEPGETDGLSLEGHVQAITRHLGRTPDCVLVNNAMPPRDVVARYAAEGAHLLTLQGASRDLRGRSVLCPLLQAGQARHDPHALAQALLQLAPRRTVG, encoded by the coding sequence ATGAGCGACCCCCCCCTCTCGCACCTCGACCCCCGGGCGCGGACACCCGAAACGGCCCCCGCGCCCCCCCGCCGCGCCCGCCTAAACCCCCTCCTGAAACGCCGTGGCCGCCGCGCCCGCATGTGGATGGCGCCCGGCATCGGCGTGAAACGCTGGGTGGCGCTGTTCGTCGCCTGCACCCTGCTGGGCGCGGTGGGCGTGCTGCACTTCACCTGGACCGGCCCGCTGCACTTCGTGGCGACCCGCTGGATCCTGTGGGTCAACACCCTGATCGCCCCCGAGGTCATGCCGCTGTACACCGGCGGCGCCGTGCTCATGCTGCTCGCACTGTTCGGGGCGCTGTGGAGCATCATGATGCTCAACGGGTCGGTGCTGCGCGGCACCGGCACCGCCCCGGAAACGGCGGTGGACATGCTGTACGAGCGGCGTAACCTCGCCCGCGGGCCGCACGTCGTCACGCTGGGCGGCGGGACCGGGATGTCCAACCTGCTCTCCGGCCTGCGCCTGCACACCGGAAACACCACGGCGGTCGTGACCGTCTCGGACGACGGCGGCAGCTCCGGGCGCCTGCGCGAGGCGCTCGACATGATCGCGCCCGGCGACCTGACCGACTGTTACGCCGCCCTGAGCGACAGCCCCGTCATGGCGCGGCTGCTGCTGCACCGCTTCCAGCGCGGCGAGGGCCTCGAGGGCCACACCTTCGGGAACCTGATGCTCGCCACCCTCAGCGAGGAGCAGGGCGGACTGAGCGAGGCCATGAAGGACATTCACGAGGTGCTGCGCATCCGCGGAAAGGTCTACCCGGCCACCACCAGTCCCTCCACGCTGGTCGCGCGCCTCAGTGACGGGCGCACCATCCGCGGCGAGAGCCGTCTGGCCGCCCAGGTCGGCAACGCCACCATCCAGGAGGTCACGCTTGACCCGCCGGACCTGCCCACCCTGCCGGAAGTGATGGTCGCCCTGCAGAACGCCGAGCAGATCGTCCTGGGACCCGGCAGTCTGTACACCAGCATCATTCCCGCGCTGCTCGTGCCGGGCATCGCCAGCGCCATCCGCCAGAGCACCGCGCCGCTCGTCTACGTCGCGAGCCTGATGACCGAACCCGGTGAGACCGACGGCCTGAGCCTCGAGGGGCACGTGCAGGCCATCACCCGCCACCTGGGCCGCACGCCGGACTGCGTACTCGTGAACAACGCCATGCCCCCCCGCGACGTGGTCGCCCGCTACGCCGCCGAGGGCGCGCACCTCCTGACCCTGCAGGGCGCCAGCCGCGACCTGCGCGGCCGCAGCGTGCTCTGTCCGCTGCTGCAGGCCGGACAGGCCCGGCACGACCCGCACGCGCTGGCACAGGCGCTGCTGCAACTCGCGCCGCGGCGCACCGTGGGCTGA